The Carnobacterium divergens genome includes a window with the following:
- the proC gene encoding pyrroline-5-carboxylate reductase, translating to MKKIGLIGAGQMGGALLKGLLETKTISPEEVIVSGGKSGTAQALQEELHFVLGESNVEVAQADMVILAVTPKVMPTILTEIKDVISENTLVISLAASMELQEYQAILGADKKIVRAIPNTPVSIKAGMTAITFGENLTEAECEVVNRLFQSVGETVVLEESKINSASTLSGCSPAFIAIFIEALADAGVLNGLSREEAYLLAEQSLIGTAKMALLTGKHPGAIKDDVCSPGGTTIQGVVALEEYGFRNAVIKAISASTNHKH from the coding sequence ATGAAAAAAATTGGATTGATTGGTGCAGGGCAAATGGGTGGAGCGCTATTAAAAGGATTATTAGAAACAAAGACTATTTCACCAGAAGAAGTTATTGTGAGTGGTGGGAAAAGTGGAACGGCACAAGCATTACAAGAAGAATTACATTTTGTATTGGGAGAATCCAATGTAGAAGTTGCTCAAGCGGATATGGTTATTTTAGCCGTTACCCCTAAAGTAATGCCAACTATTTTAACTGAAATTAAAGACGTCATTTCTGAAAATACATTAGTTATTAGTTTAGCAGCATCCATGGAATTGCAAGAATATCAAGCTATTCTAGGTGCAGATAAAAAAATTGTAAGAGCCATTCCTAATACACCAGTGTCTATCAAAGCAGGAATGACAGCAATTACTTTTGGAGAAAATCTAACAGAAGCTGAATGTGAAGTAGTCAATCGTTTGTTCCAGTCAGTTGGAGAAACGGTAGTATTAGAGGAATCTAAAATCAATAGTGCCAGCACATTATCGGGTTGTTCGCCAGCTTTCATTGCTATTTTTATTGAAGCATTAGCGGATGCAGGTGTATTGAATGGCCTTTCTAGAGAAGAAGCTTATTTATTAGCAGAACAATCATTGATTGGAACCGCCAAAATGGCATTGTTAACTGGAAAACATCCAGGAGCCATTAAAGATGATGTTTGTTCTCCAGGTGGGACAACGATTCAAGGCGTTGTAGCCTTAGAAGAATATGGGTTTAGAAATGCTGTTATTAAAGCAATTAGTGCCTCAACAAATCATAAACATTAA
- the rpsT gene encoding 30S ribosomal protein S20, which translates to MPNIESAIKRVRTSEKSAVQNSAQKSAMRTAIKKFEQAVEAGSENVTTLYNEAIKSVDMAATKGLIHKNKANRDKSRLTAKLAK; encoded by the coding sequence ATGCCAAATATCGAATCTGCAATCAAGCGTGTACGTACAAGCGAAAAATCAGCTGTACAAAATAGTGCTCAAAAAAGCGCAATGCGTACTGCAATTAAAAAATTCGAACAAGCTGTAGAAGCTGGTTCTGAAAACGTAACAACATTATACAACGAAGCAATCAAATCTGTAGACATGGCTGCTACAAAAGGATTGATTCATAAAAATAAAGCTAACCGTGACAAATCTCGTTTAACTGCTAAATTAGCTAAATAA
- the holA gene encoding DNA polymerase III subunit delta gives MNYASEIAKLKQGKLAPVYLFLGTESYLADSAKQTLIDAVLKPDEMDLNFGNYDMEEVLVGVALDDAESVPFFGEKRLVMIDRPTFLTAEKNKQKLEHDLVWLENYLKNPPEFTVLAFFAPYEKLDERKKITKLVKKVATTIDVKALSEKETRAFLKDTIANEGFQISPEAFELFIQLTDAKLSLAMGELPKLFLFAGDSQTITKQAVNDLVPKSLEQNIFALVEYVLNKKVSDALSLYQDLLLQKEDPIKINAILMTQFRLLVQVKILEKKGYQQGDIASALKVHPYRVKLAIQQARKFEEKGLKDAFHGLIETEYRLKTGKGDKEMQFELFVLQFSALK, from the coding sequence GTGAATTATGCAAGTGAAATTGCAAAATTAAAACAAGGCAAATTAGCTCCAGTGTATTTGTTTTTAGGAACAGAATCTTATTTAGCTGATTCTGCTAAACAAACACTTATTGATGCAGTATTAAAACCAGATGAAATGGATTTGAATTTCGGGAATTACGACATGGAGGAAGTTTTAGTCGGCGTAGCATTAGACGATGCAGAATCCGTTCCGTTTTTTGGCGAAAAACGTTTGGTCATGATTGATAGACCAACTTTTTTAACAGCTGAAAAAAACAAACAAAAATTAGAACATGATTTAGTATGGTTGGAAAATTATTTGAAAAATCCACCTGAATTTACTGTTCTTGCTTTTTTTGCTCCCTATGAAAAATTAGATGAACGAAAAAAAATAACAAAACTTGTAAAAAAAGTCGCAACAACGATTGATGTAAAAGCACTTTCTGAAAAAGAAACGCGTGCTTTTTTAAAAGATACGATTGCTAATGAAGGCTTCCAAATTAGCCCTGAAGCCTTTGAATTATTTATTCAATTGACAGATGCCAAACTTTCCTTGGCAATGGGGGAATTACCTAAATTATTTTTATTTGCAGGTGACAGTCAAACCATTACGAAACAAGCAGTAAACGATTTGGTACCAAAATCATTGGAACAAAATATTTTTGCGTTAGTTGAATACGTGCTAAATAAGAAAGTTTCAGATGCATTAAGCTTATACCAAGATTTGTTATTGCAAAAAGAAGATCCAATCAAAATCAACGCCATTTTAATGACCCAATTTCGGTTGTTAGTTCAAGTTAAAATTTTAGAAAAAAAAGGCTATCAGCAAGGAGATATTGCGAGTGCATTAAAAGTCCACCCCTACCGAGTAAAATTGGCGATACAACAAGCTAGAAAATTTGAAGAAAAAGGATTGAAGGATGCGTTTCATGGGTTGATTGAAACGGAGTATCGTTTAAAGACAGGAAAAGGCGATAAAGAAATGCAATTTGAGCTATTTGTCTTACAGTTTTCGGCATTAAAATAG
- a CDS encoding DNA internalization-related competence protein ComEC/Rec2, translated as MRGYLCFIAIFSLLIEVVLVTKFNWLSLVLSLIFLIRLYFLKKNTLFLTSCMIGVLTIAFFYLYEGANQTFLSGGEKHAQLTVLPDTIRINGDQVQFYGELACDQTKKTEKVMAFYRLKNEAEQRYWLGIVSKLRLVVDGELIVPENNRNLGQFNYRRYLAQEKCHWILRISAQKESRLQQKNIGTISYRKKLFRFIDQRLPTKVASYLKALLFSERTELSEDVVKNLKALGVVHLLSISGVHLQFLLSRVNYFLVRLGFTLETTGYCLIAFIPIYGYFAGWTVSVFRAILMLLISLIAKKLRLKWSSLDSWSIVVLFAIWLNPNSVMTLGFQLSYLLSFVMILLNQNPLKKKQTPIIESIWISLVAMLVSVPVLVCHFNEFSWFSIFANIMLVPLVVHGLIPLLVVLLVGLFLIGRTLLYTGFISIVQFFLVTFERLIDEVSFRSFYLIVTGVPSFYLILITFSSLVVFFLAWESRKWTLTTSLLVLSSFLLLSLQPFLQPYGKVVIIDVGQGDSLLIKHPFNKGNYLIDTGGAVHFKQEKWKQKKDSNQKIAEKIVIPTLKAEGVSSLEKVIITHSDMDHMGALIDLSKEIKIKELVFPKGGTAKKAFKEIVHQLVKKEVKVTEALKGDVLFQTKTTYLKVVYPFEKGIGENNDSIVAYGKIGEFHWLFTGDLEKEGEEQLIAMYPSLKVDVLKIGHHGSNTSSHDPFLHQLNPQYGLISCGLNNRFKHPRPEVLQRLEKYKVNIYRTDKSGAIHYQFNKKGKTVGANVFETILK; from the coding sequence ATGAGGGGATATCTGTGTTTTATTGCTATTTTCTCGTTATTAATCGAAGTTGTTTTAGTGACGAAGTTCAATTGGCTTAGTCTAGTACTAAGTTTAATTTTTTTAATACGTCTGTATTTCTTAAAAAAAAATACGCTTTTTTTAACATCTTGCATGATAGGAGTGTTAACAATCGCGTTTTTTTATTTATATGAAGGTGCGAATCAGACATTCCTTTCTGGGGGAGAAAAGCATGCGCAATTAACTGTATTACCAGATACTATTCGAATCAATGGGGATCAAGTCCAATTCTATGGGGAATTAGCTTGTGATCAAACGAAGAAAACAGAAAAAGTAATGGCGTTTTATCGTTTGAAAAATGAAGCAGAACAACGTTATTGGCTGGGAATTGTGTCTAAATTAAGGCTCGTGGTTGACGGAGAATTGATTGTCCCTGAAAACAATCGAAATCTTGGACAATTTAACTATCGTCGCTATCTAGCTCAAGAAAAGTGTCATTGGATTTTGCGAATAAGCGCCCAAAAAGAGAGTCGCTTGCAACAAAAGAACATTGGAACGATTAGCTATCGAAAAAAGTTATTTCGTTTTATAGATCAAAGGCTACCTACAAAGGTAGCGAGTTATTTAAAAGCGTTGTTATTTTCTGAGAGGACTGAATTATCAGAGGATGTAGTGAAGAATTTAAAAGCATTAGGTGTCGTGCACTTGTTAAGCATCTCAGGTGTCCATTTGCAATTTTTATTGAGTCGAGTGAACTATTTTTTAGTGAGACTTGGTTTTACGTTGGAGACAACAGGATATTGTTTGATTGCATTTATTCCAATTTATGGCTATTTTGCAGGATGGACGGTAAGTGTTTTTAGAGCAATTTTGATGCTTCTTATCTCGTTGATTGCTAAAAAATTAAGATTAAAATGGTCATCTTTAGATTCGTGGAGTATTGTTGTGCTTTTTGCAATTTGGCTTAATCCTAATTCCGTAATGACGTTAGGCTTTCAATTAAGTTATTTGCTTAGTTTTGTGATGATTTTATTAAATCAAAATCCACTTAAGAAGAAACAGACACCTATTATTGAATCCATTTGGATTTCTTTGGTTGCGATGCTGGTTTCAGTTCCTGTCTTAGTTTGTCACTTTAATGAGTTTTCCTGGTTCAGTATCTTTGCGAATATCATGTTGGTTCCACTAGTAGTACATGGGTTAATTCCTCTTTTAGTTGTTTTATTAGTTGGTTTATTTTTGATAGGGCGTACGTTACTTTACACGGGGTTTATTAGTATAGTTCAATTTTTTTTAGTGACATTTGAAAGACTAATTGATGAAGTTAGCTTTCGTTCTTTTTATTTAATTGTGACAGGTGTTCCTTCTTTTTATTTGATTTTAATTACGTTTAGTAGCTTAGTAGTGTTTTTCTTAGCTTGGGAAAGTCGAAAATGGACATTGACCACAAGTCTTTTAGTGTTAAGTAGTTTCCTTTTACTAAGCCTACAACCGTTCTTGCAACCCTATGGTAAAGTAGTAATCATCGATGTGGGGCAAGGGGACTCCTTGCTAATTAAGCACCCTTTTAATAAAGGAAACTATTTAATTGATACTGGTGGTGCTGTTCATTTTAAACAAGAAAAATGGAAACAAAAAAAAGATTCCAATCAGAAAATAGCTGAAAAAATAGTGATTCCTACCTTAAAAGCAGAAGGAGTTTCAAGCTTAGAAAAAGTAATTATCACTCATAGTGACATGGATCATATGGGGGCTTTAATAGATTTATCGAAAGAAATTAAAATAAAAGAGCTTGTTTTTCCAAAGGGCGGAACTGCAAAAAAAGCGTTTAAAGAAATAGTCCATCAGTTGGTAAAAAAAGAGGTTAAAGTGACAGAAGCTTTAAAGGGGGATGTCTTGTTTCAAACCAAAACTACTTATTTAAAAGTAGTGTATCCATTTGAAAAAGGGATTGGCGAAAATAATGATTCCATTGTAGCATATGGGAAAATTGGAGAATTTCACTGGCTTTTTACAGGAGATTTGGAAAAAGAAGGGGAAGAGCAGTTAATTGCGATGTACCCATCTTTAAAAGTTGATGTATTAAAAATCGGGCATCATGGAAGCAATACATCAAGTCATGACCCTTTTTTACACCAATTAAACCCGCAATACGGGTTAATTTCTTGTGGCCTAAACAATCGATTTAAACACCCTAGACCAGAAGTGTTACAGCGACTTGAAAAATATAAAGTCAACATTTACCGAACTGATAAAAGCGGAGCAATTCACTATCAATTTAACAAGAAAGGCAAGACCGTTGGAGCGAATGTATTCGAAACGATTTTAAAATAA
- a CDS encoding ComE operon protein 2, whose protein sequence is MVERIPWDQYFMAQSLLLSLRSTCTRLTVGATIVRDKRIIAGGYNGSVTGDAHCVDEGCYVIDGHCVRTIHAEMNAILQCAKFGVATENAEIYVTHFPCLPCTKMILQAGIKKIHYLEDYHNDPYALNLIEKAQVQCQKVTLDKSYFSQLHFGETDSNSSTERLH, encoded by the coding sequence ATGGTAGAAAGAATTCCGTGGGACCAATATTTTATGGCACAAAGTTTATTGTTATCTTTAAGAAGCACTTGTACTAGATTAACAGTAGGAGCAACGATTGTGCGTGACAAGCGAATTATTGCAGGTGGGTACAACGGTTCAGTGACTGGAGACGCTCATTGTGTCGATGAAGGCTGCTATGTGATTGATGGACATTGCGTCAGAACCATTCATGCTGAAATGAATGCCATTTTACAGTGTGCCAAATTTGGTGTTGCAACTGAAAATGCAGAAATCTATGTAACCCATTTTCCGTGCCTACCATGTACTAAAATGATTTTACAAGCAGGAATTAAAAAAATCCACTATTTAGAAGATTACCATAATGATCCTTATGCTTTAAATTTAATTGAAAAAGCTCAGGTACAGTGTCAAAAAGTGACATTAGATAAATCTTATTTTTCTCAACTCCATTTTGGTGAAACAGATTCAAATTCTTCAACAGAAAGACTTCATTAA
- a CDS encoding helix-hairpin-helix domain-containing protein, which produces MNDVKEWLQKNRVFLTVLISSLAIVLIVCTIIVLLLATPSSESRVTESLEEAVSKEELKSKKEDPAKKNLASPEKAVIDIKGAVKNPGVYGVTSDMRLIDAINLAGGFNEEADQSQMNLALRLTDQLMIYVPKEGEELTMEQRLKESAKSSGEMNEEGGNNETKVNLNTASSTELQTLAGVGAKKAEDIVRYREENGSFQQIEELKKVSGIGEKTYEALKDQLTVDE; this is translated from the coding sequence ATGAACGATGTAAAAGAATGGCTGCAAAAAAATCGGGTGTTTTTAACGGTTTTAATTTCAAGTTTAGCGATTGTACTTATTGTTTGTACCATAATTGTTTTATTACTTGCTACACCATCCTCTGAAAGTAGAGTGACAGAATCACTTGAGGAAGCTGTCAGTAAAGAAGAACTTAAATCAAAAAAAGAAGACCCAGCAAAAAAGAATCTAGCTTCACCAGAAAAAGCAGTAATCGATATAAAAGGAGCAGTTAAGAACCCAGGTGTTTACGGAGTGACAAGCGATATGCGTTTGATTGATGCCATTAATTTAGCAGGAGGATTTAATGAAGAAGCAGACCAATCCCAGATGAATTTAGCCTTACGTTTAACGGATCAATTAATGATTTATGTTCCTAAAGAAGGTGAAGAACTAACGATGGAACAACGATTAAAAGAATCTGCTAAATCAAGTGGAGAAATGAATGAAGAAGGAGGCAATAATGAAACAAAAGTTAATTTAAACACGGCAAGTAGTACAGAATTGCAAACGCTGGCTGGTGTTGGAGCGAAAAAAGCAGAAGACATCGTTCGGTATCGCGAAGAAAATGGCTCATTTCAACAAATTGAAGAATTAAAAAAAGTTTCAGGAATTGGAGAAAAAACCTACGAGGCATTAAAAGATCAACTAACAGTGGATGAATAA
- a CDS encoding TspO/MBR family protein, whose amino-acid sequence MRLTRIIKLYLAFGVTLLINALATIIPINGLTTGEISNQFTVYFTPAGYVFSIWGIIYLALFLWLLSFSLKRQVLTTNLYWGFLMSSLANSLWILFWQYRFPGVSILVILFLFVSLLWLYRSQLETGNSWIYLLPISIYLGWVSVATLANISYWLVAVVGIHPFFQGIVALIFLVLTTVIGFGALHYLRNWAIVGVYLWALYGIFIHNLAINWFIAIVALGLTILLAVVTIGYVIEAIKKRPKESSKKEKRVL is encoded by the coding sequence ATGCGTTTAACAAGAATCATTAAACTGTATTTAGCATTTGGGGTTACGTTACTAATTAATGCTTTAGCAACTATTATTCCAATCAATGGGTTAACTACTGGTGAAATTTCGAATCAATTTACGGTTTATTTTACACCGGCAGGGTATGTATTTAGCATTTGGGGCATTATTTACTTGGCTTTGTTTTTATGGCTTTTAAGTTTTTCACTAAAACGACAAGTTCTCACAACGAACCTTTACTGGGGATTTTTAATGAGTTCTCTTGCCAATAGTTTATGGATTTTATTTTGGCAGTATCGCTTTCCTGGCGTTTCAATTTTAGTTATCCTATTTTTATTCGTTTCATTATTATGGTTGTACCGTAGTCAACTGGAAACAGGGAATTCTTGGATTTACCTTCTTCCAATCTCAATTTATCTTGGTTGGGTCAGCGTTGCAACTTTAGCAAATATCAGTTATTGGTTGGTTGCCGTTGTTGGAATCCATCCCTTCTTCCAAGGAATTGTTGCTTTGATTTTCTTAGTTTTAACAACCGTGATTGGTTTTGGTGCACTTCATTATTTACGAAATTGGGCAATCGTTGGCGTTTATTTATGGGCCTTATACGGAATCTTTATTCACAACCTAGCAATCAATTGGTTTATCGCTATTGTAGCCTTAGGTTTAACAATTCTCTTGGCTGTGGTAACGATTGGTTATGTGATTGAAGCAATAAAAAAACGACCTAAAGAATCTTCAAAAAAAGAAAAAAGAGTCCTTTAG
- a CDS encoding SepM family pheromone-processing serine protease has translation MKQKKRLNWVLPLILVVLVLGVAVPIPYYIESPGDAVSLSKMVTVNHQEDKEKGRFMLTTVAIRRATPLLYFMRFLPFHEGVTKAELYGEVESNQEFNNLQQYYMTSSVNSAIELAFKTAGESYQTEYNGVYVMSITKNSKFKELLQPGDTIVSLNDQKFKSSKEFIDYVKKQKIGETIQVKFKRQGVEKTVKAPLIEMEADKKAGLGISLVDDTTIKTAIPVDVNTDKIGGPSAGMMFTLEIYSQLKQQDLRRGREIAGTGTIAPDGTVGRIGGIDKKVVAASKEGATIFFAPNDEIDPAIKKKYPEIKTNYEEAKLAAEKINTKMKIVPIKTFQDAITYLEK, from the coding sequence ATGAAACAAAAGAAGCGACTTAATTGGGTTTTACCATTAATTTTAGTAGTTCTTGTTCTTGGTGTAGCAGTGCCGATTCCTTATTATATTGAATCGCCAGGAGATGCGGTCAGTTTATCAAAAATGGTGACGGTGAATCATCAAGAGGATAAAGAAAAAGGTCGTTTTATGTTGACAACCGTTGCTATTAGACGGGCTACGCCACTTTTATACTTTATGCGCTTCTTGCCTTTTCATGAAGGCGTAACGAAGGCGGAATTATACGGAGAGGTCGAATCGAACCAAGAATTTAACAATTTGCAACAGTATTATATGACAAGTTCCGTTAATTCCGCGATAGAGCTAGCCTTTAAAACGGCTGGGGAAAGCTATCAAACGGAATACAACGGTGTTTATGTGATGTCCATTACTAAAAATTCTAAATTTAAAGAGTTGTTGCAACCAGGAGATACAATTGTTTCTTTAAATGATCAAAAATTCAAAAGTTCTAAAGAATTCATTGATTATGTAAAAAAACAGAAAATTGGCGAAACGATTCAAGTTAAATTTAAGCGTCAAGGTGTTGAAAAAACAGTAAAAGCCCCCTTAATTGAAATGGAAGCTGATAAAAAGGCTGGACTTGGAATTAGTTTAGTCGATGATACGACGATTAAAACAGCTATTCCAGTCGATGTGAACACGGATAAAATTGGCGGACCTTCAGCAGGAATGATGTTTACTTTGGAAATTTATAGCCAATTAAAACAACAAGACTTGCGGAGAGGCAGAGAAATTGCAGGAACTGGAACCATTGCACCTGATGGAACAGTTGGGCGTATTGGAGGAATTGATAAAAAAGTTGTAGCAGCAAGTAAAGAAGGTGCTACCATCTTTTTTGCTCCAAACGACGAGATTGATCCAGCAATCAAAAAGAAATATCCCGAAATTAAAACAAACTATGAAGAAGCTAAACTCGCAGCTGAGAAAATAAATACAAAAATGAAAATCGTACCAATTAAAACGTTCCAAGATGCCATTACGTATTTAGAAAAATAA
- the coaD gene encoding pantetheine-phosphate adenylyltransferase: MTNKALFPGSFDPLTNGHVDTIERAAKLFDTVIIAVLTNTSKVSLFDSNEKISLIKEATKHIPNVEVIAHVGGLTIDLATKLGVSAMVRGMRNVTDFEYEFSIASMNKLQNSQIETVFLLADERYRFLSSSLIKEVAKFGGDVSELVPAAINQAIKLKYKP; the protein is encoded by the coding sequence ATGACGAATAAGGCCCTATTTCCTGGGAGTTTTGATCCATTGACCAATGGACATGTCGACACGATTGAACGCGCGGCAAAGCTTTTTGATACAGTAATTATAGCTGTACTGACCAACACATCTAAAGTATCCCTGTTTGATTCAAATGAAAAAATTTCGTTGATTAAAGAAGCAACAAAACACATTCCTAATGTTGAGGTGATTGCGCATGTAGGTGGTTTAACAATTGATCTGGCTACGAAACTAGGAGTCAGTGCAATGGTGCGTGGCATGCGTAATGTGACTGATTTTGAGTATGAATTTAGTATAGCCTCAATGAATAAATTACAAAATAGTCAAATTGAGACAGTCTTTTTACTAGCAGATGAACGCTACCGTTTTTTGAGTTCAAGTTTAATCAAAGAAGTTGCAAAATTTGGTGGGGACGTTTCAGAACTTGTACCAGCGGCTATTAATCAAGCCATTAAACTGAAATATAAGCCTTAA
- the rsmD gene encoding 16S rRNA (guanine(966)-N(2))-methyltransferase RsmD has translation MRVISGEYGGRRLKAVPGTNTRPTTDKIKESLFNIIGPYFDGGSCLDLFAGSGGLSIEAVSRGMDTAVLIDKDPLALKTIKENIEMTKESHKFTVYRNDANRAIDLLRSKQQTFDLVFLDPPYLKQEIVNQIEKLITGHLIVDKGLIICEVEKKVDLPDKIQTATLIRQERYGITKIMIYEIEAGEKE, from the coding sequence ATGCGTGTAATTTCAGGAGAATATGGTGGGAGACGTTTAAAAGCAGTCCCTGGTACTAATACCAGACCGACAACCGATAAAATCAAAGAATCGCTATTTAATATTATTGGCCCTTACTTTGATGGTGGAAGTTGTTTAGATTTATTTGCAGGAAGCGGAGGGCTCTCTATTGAAGCGGTTTCAAGAGGGATGGATACGGCCGTTTTGATTGACAAAGACCCTTTAGCATTAAAAACAATTAAAGAAAATATTGAGATGACGAAAGAAAGTCATAAATTCACGGTTTATCGTAACGATGCCAATCGGGCCATTGATTTACTCCGTTCCAAACAACAAACGTTTGATTTGGTTTTTTTAGACCCACCTTATCTAAAACAAGAAATTGTGAATCAAATCGAAAAATTAATTACAGGTCATTTGATTGTAGATAAGGGCTTAATTATCTGTGAAGTAGAAAAAAAAGTCGATTTACCAGATAAAATTCAAACCGCCACGTTAATTCGTCAAGAAAGATACGGCATTACAAAAATTATGATTTATGAAATTGAAGCAGGTGAAAAAGAATGA
- a CDS encoding YlbG family protein, with protein sequence MELTLNERQGMIVWVYSLRHLKTLKRFGLIHYVSKKMKYVVIYIDRDDVEVAEKKLNGLHFVRKVEVSYRPLINMNFSERIGHRKTRKEVEEIEEINMIEGKNELLLKDPLEVV encoded by the coding sequence ATGGAATTGACTCTAAATGAACGACAAGGAATGATTGTTTGGGTATATAGCCTCCGCCATCTCAAAACCTTGAAGCGCTTTGGTTTAATTCATTACGTGTCAAAAAAAATGAAGTATGTTGTGATTTACATTGATCGTGACGATGTGGAAGTTGCTGAGAAAAAGTTAAATGGGTTGCACTTTGTTCGCAAAGTGGAAGTGTCATACCGCCCGTTGATTAATATGAATTTCAGTGAACGAATTGGTCACCGAAAAACACGTAAAGAAGTAGAAGAAATTGAAGAAATCAACATGATTGAAGGGAAAAATGAGTTGTTGTTAAAAGACCCACTAGAAGTCGTGTGA
- a CDS encoding YlbF family regulator, translating to MIVTQEYLEVETEALTLVKNIMESKIGIDYCLAKVTLKEDTIAQQKIHAFNKAKSAFEAIEAYGKYAPDYKELNREVRRLKREMDTDEAVYRYRLLETDLQTILDEISLTLAKAVSDTIKVPAGNPFFTTGKSGCSSGGSCGCG from the coding sequence ATGATTGTAACTCAAGAATATCTAGAAGTAGAAACAGAGGCATTGACTTTAGTGAAAAACATTATGGAAAGTAAAATTGGAATCGATTATTGTTTAGCAAAAGTTACTCTGAAAGAAGACACGATAGCTCAACAAAAAATACATGCATTTAATAAAGCAAAATCAGCTTTTGAAGCGATTGAAGCATATGGAAAGTACGCGCCAGATTACAAAGAATTGAATCGTGAAGTACGACGTCTAAAGCGAGAAATGGATACAGATGAAGCTGTGTATCGCTATCGTTTACTAGAAACGGATTTACAAACGATATTAGATGAAATTAGTCTAACGCTTGCTAAAGCAGTTTCTGATACAATAAAAGTTCCTGCAGGCAATCCGTTTTTTACAACTGGCAAAAGTGGTTGTAGTAGTGGGGGAAGTTGCGGTTGTGGATAG
- a CDS encoding CAP-associated domain-containing protein gives MKTFLRTIPLFIVAMVIVYALPVFNSATQTPTNKNQQKTNEQVAKKTKTGMVQKTVPVDGLADYIGISIDLFTQQFGEPVRKDETAYDFQWWIYNQKDKDYLQVGVKDGKIVTIFALGTNLDVAPFKIGMTIDSIYSTATLYPNFEVEYNEDTYELELSESDMNNHPLIAFDNGTFAILILDQFTNKVIGIRYLDVSILMYLNLYEVVSKTPTPSVSQDNLDWNAVNQGNQQEAFEIINVLRRRNKVPILEMNPDLNALASQIFATYTKPLEEATTSNTLSEKKIGEFLSKNQSDVKELQPIYFNQTTDVTWAIGSLFSIESQRELLMSKQFNSIGMGYQKHEALLLLNSDL, from the coding sequence ATGAAGACATTTTTAAGAACAATTCCACTATTTATTGTTGCCATGGTAATTGTCTATGCTTTACCTGTTTTTAACTCTGCTACACAAACACCGACGAATAAAAATCAACAAAAAACGAACGAACAAGTTGCGAAAAAAACCAAAACAGGAATGGTTCAAAAAACGGTTCCTGTTGATGGCTTGGCAGATTACATTGGAATATCAATCGACTTATTTACGCAACAATTTGGTGAGCCCGTTCGTAAAGATGAGACGGCGTACGATTTTCAGTGGTGGATTTACAATCAAAAAGATAAAGATTATCTACAAGTAGGCGTTAAAGATGGAAAAATTGTGACTATTTTTGCTTTAGGAACCAACTTAGATGTCGCGCCTTTCAAAATAGGAATGACGATTGATTCTATCTATAGCACAGCAACGCTTTACCCTAACTTTGAAGTGGAATATAATGAAGATACTTACGAGCTAGAGTTATCTGAAAGCGACATGAACAATCATCCGTTGATTGCGTTTGACAACGGTACTTTTGCTATTTTGATATTGGATCAATTTACAAACAAAGTCATTGGGATACGTTATTTAGATGTATCCATCCTGATGTATTTAAATCTTTATGAAGTGGTGTCAAAAACACCTACCCCTTCAGTTAGTCAAGATAATTTAGATTGGAATGCAGTAAATCAAGGCAACCAACAAGAAGCCTTTGAAATTATTAATGTATTGAGAAGGCGAAATAAAGTACCAATTTTAGAAATGAATCCTGATTTAAATGCGTTGGCTAGTCAGATTTTTGCAACATACACCAAACCTTTAGAAGAAGCAACAACCAGTAATACGTTATCCGAAAAGAAAATCGGAGAATTTTTATCAAAAAACCAATCCGATGTTAAAGAACTTCAACCAATCTATTTCAATCAAACCACCGATGTTACTTGGGCGATAGGTTCGCTATTTAGCATAGAAAGTCAAAGAGAGCTATTGATGAGCAAACAATTTAATTCGATAGGAATGGGCTACCAGAAACATGAAGCGTTACTTTTATTGAATAGCGACTTGTAA